Proteins found in one Brachypodium distachyon strain Bd21 chromosome 5, Brachypodium_distachyon_v3.0, whole genome shotgun sequence genomic segment:
- the LOC100836926 gene encoding senescence-specific cysteine protease SAG39: MASYSMGFLFALVVCTFALGALGARDLADDDWLIAARHEQWMARYGRVYSDVAEKARRLEVFKANVGFIESVNAGNHKFWLEANQFADITKDEFRAMHKGYKMQVIGSKARATGFRYANVSIDDLPASVDWRANGAVTPVKDQGQCGCCWAFSTVASMEGIVKVSTGKLISLSEQELVDCDVGMQNKGCGGGLMDNAFEFIVNNGGLDTEADYPYTGADGTCNSNKESNIAASIKGYEDVPANDEASLQKAVAAQPVSIAVDGGDDLFRFYKGGVLTGACGTELDHGVAAVGYGVAGDGTKYWLVKNSWGTSWGEDGFIRLERDVADEAGMCGLAMKPSYPTA; the protein is encoded by the exons ATGGCTAGCTACTCGATGGGTTTCCTTTTCGCCCTCGTTGTGTGTACCTTCGCGCTTGGTGCTCTCGGAGCGCGTGACCTTGCCGACGATGATTGGTTAATCGCCGCGAGACACGAACAGTGGATGGCCAGGTACGGCCGCGTGTACAGTGACGTCGCCGAGAAAGCACGGCGGCTAGAGGTGTTCAAGGCCAATGTTGGGTTCATCGAGTCGGTGAATGCCGGGAATCACAAGTTCTGGCTCGAGGCCAACCAGTTCGCGGATATCACCAAAGATGAGTTCAGAGCTATGCACAAGGGTTATAAAATGCAAGTGATTGGTAGCAAGGCTCGGGCTACTGGGTTTAGGTATGCGAATGTAAGTATCGATGATCTCCCAGCTTCTGTGGACTGGAGGGCAAACGGCGCAGTCACTCCTGTCAAAGATCAAGGCCAATGCG GTTGTTGCTGGGCCTTCTCCACGGTGGCTTCCATGGAAGGCATCGTCAAGGTGAGCACCGGAAAACTGATCTCGCTGTCAGAGCAGGAGCTGGTGGACTGCGACGTGGGCATGCAGAACAAGGGCTGCGGAGGCGGGCTCATGGACAACGCCTTTGAGTTCATCGTCAACAACGGCGGCCTCGACACCGAGGCCGACTACCCCTACACCGGCGCTGACGGCACCTGCAACTCCAACAAGGAGTCCAACATCGCGGCGTCCATCAAGGGGTACGAGGACGTGCCGGCTAACGACGAGGCGTCCCTGCAGAAGGCGGTGGCCGCGCAGCCTGTGTCCATCGCAGTCGACGGAGGGGATGACTTGTTCCGTTTCTACAAGGGCGGCGTGCTCACTGGTGCCTGCGGCACGGAGCTCGACCATGGTGTCGCCGCGGTCGGTTACGGCGTGGCGGGCGACGGGACCAAGTACTGGCTTGTCAAGAACTCGTGGGGCACGTCGTGGGGTGAAGATGGGTTCATCAGGTTGGAGAGGGACGTCGCCGATGAGGCAGGCATGTGTGGGCTCGCCATGAAACCTTCCTACCCGACAGCGTAG
- the LOC100835297 gene encoding UDP-glucosyltransferase UGT13248 isoform X1 — protein sequence MDSINTTAQRSIGGGGGHVLLLPFPGMQGHANPMLQLGRRLAYHGLRPTLVVTRYVFSTTATTDGCPFPVAAISDGFDAGGIASCPDTAEYLRRMESVGSETLSRLISDEARAGRPVRVLVYDSHLPWARRAAKRAGVAAAAFLTQLCAVDVIYGEAWAGRVALPLTDGSALRGVLSVELGPDDVPPFVAAPEWYPAFTESALGQFDGLEEADDVLVNSFRDLEPKLNRKFRQCYAMIDAPTLHHEADYMELVWRTKTVGPTLPSFYLDDNRLPLNKTYGFNLFSSIALCMEWLDKQVPCSVVLASYGTVANLNSTQLEELGYGLCNSRQPFLWVLRSDEAEKLPKDLRDKCNTKGLIVPFCPQLEVLAHKATGCFLTHCGWNSTIEAIVTGVPMVAIPQWADQPTTAKYVESAWGIGRRACPDRECLVTREKIERCVKEVICGEKEYTRNAAKWMQKAKEAMQQGGSSDKNISDFVAKYL from the exons ATGGACAGCATAAACACCACCGCCCAACGcagcatcggcggcggcggcggacacgTCCTGCTCCTGCCGTTCCCGGGGATGCAGGGCCACGCCAACCCGATGCTGCAGCTGGGCCGCCGGCTGGCATACCACGGCCTCCGCCCCACCCTCGTCGTCACCCGCTACGTCTtctccaccaccgccaccaccgacGGGTGCCCCTTCCCCGTGGCCGCCATCTCCGACGGCTTCGACGCTGGCGGGATCGCCTCGTGCCCGGACACCGCGGAGTACTTGCGCCGGATGGAATCCGTCGGCTCGGAGACGCTGTCGCGGCTCATCTCCGACGAGGCGCGCGCCGGGCGGCCCGTCAGGGTGCTCGTGTACGACTCCCACCTGCCCtgggcgcggcgggcggcgaagCGAGCCggcgtcgccgctgccgcgttCCTGACGCAGCTGTGCGCGGTCGACGTGATCTACGGCGAGGCGTGGGCGGGGCGGGTGGCGCTGCCGTTGACGGACGGGAGCGCGCTGCGGGGGGTGCTAAGCGTGGAGCTCGGGCCGGACGACGTGCCGCCGTTCGTGGCCGCGCCGGAGTGGTACCCGGCGTTCACGGAGTCAGCGCTCGGGCAGTTTGATGGACTGGAGGAGGCCGATGACGTGCTCGTCAACTCCTTCCGCGACCTGGAGCCAAAG CTGAACCGGAAATTTCGACAATGCTATGCAATGATAGACGCACCAACGCTTCATCAT GAAGCGGATTACATGGAATTGGTATGGCGCACAAAGACTGTCGGACCGACATTGCCTTCATTCTACCTTGACGACAACCGTCTGCCGTTAAACAAGACCTACGGTTTCAACCTCTTCTCAAGCATTGCTCTATGCATGGAATGGCTAGACAAGCAGGTTCCTTGTTCCGTAGTCCTCGCATCATATGGGACCGTCGCTAACCTCAACTCTACACAGCTAGAGGAGCTAGGCTATGGATTGTGCAATTCTAGGCAGCCTTTCCTTTGGGTGCTGAGGTCCGATGAGGCAGAAAAGTTGCCCAAAGATCTTCGTGACAAATGCAACACGAAAGGACTAATTGTTCCTTTTTGTCCCCAGCTTGAAGTATTGGCTCATAAGGCTACAG GTTGTTTCTTGACACACTGTGGATGGAACTCGACCATCGAAGCGATTGTCACCGGTGTACCCATGGTTGCAATACCACAATGGGCGGACCAACCAACTACTGCGAAATATGTGGAGAGTGCTTGGGGAATTGGCAGGCGTGCTTGTCCGGACAGGGAATGCTTGGTGACAAGGGAAAAGATTGAGAGGTGTGTCAAGGAGGTGATCTGTGGAGAAAAAGAGTATACGAGGAATGCTGCTAAGTGGATGCAAAAGGCCAAAGAAGCAATGCAACAAGGAGGAAGCTCTGACAAGAACATTTCAGATTTTGTAGCGAAGTATCTATAA
- the LOC100835297 gene encoding UDP-glucosyltransferase UGT13248 isoform X2, translated as MDSINTTAQRSIGGGGGHVLLLPFPGMQGHANPMLQLGRRLAYHGLRPTLVVTRYVFSTTATTDGCPFPVAAISDGFDAGGIASCPDTAEYLRRMESVGSETLSRLISDEARAGRPVRVLVYDSHLPWARRAAKRAGVAAAAFLTQLCAVDVIYGEAWAGRVALPLTDGSALRGVLSVELGPDDVPPFVAAPEWYPAFTESALGQFDGLEEADDVLVNSFRDLEPKEADYMELVWRTKTVGPTLPSFYLDDNRLPLNKTYGFNLFSSIALCMEWLDKQVPCSVVLASYGTVANLNSTQLEELGYGLCNSRQPFLWVLRSDEAEKLPKDLRDKCNTKGLIVPFCPQLEVLAHKATGCFLTHCGWNSTIEAIVTGVPMVAIPQWADQPTTAKYVESAWGIGRRACPDRECLVTREKIERCVKEVICGEKEYTRNAAKWMQKAKEAMQQGGSSDKNISDFVAKYL; from the exons ATGGACAGCATAAACACCACCGCCCAACGcagcatcggcggcggcggcggacacgTCCTGCTCCTGCCGTTCCCGGGGATGCAGGGCCACGCCAACCCGATGCTGCAGCTGGGCCGCCGGCTGGCATACCACGGCCTCCGCCCCACCCTCGTCGTCACCCGCTACGTCTtctccaccaccgccaccaccgacGGGTGCCCCTTCCCCGTGGCCGCCATCTCCGACGGCTTCGACGCTGGCGGGATCGCCTCGTGCCCGGACACCGCGGAGTACTTGCGCCGGATGGAATCCGTCGGCTCGGAGACGCTGTCGCGGCTCATCTCCGACGAGGCGCGCGCCGGGCGGCCCGTCAGGGTGCTCGTGTACGACTCCCACCTGCCCtgggcgcggcgggcggcgaagCGAGCCggcgtcgccgctgccgcgttCCTGACGCAGCTGTGCGCGGTCGACGTGATCTACGGCGAGGCGTGGGCGGGGCGGGTGGCGCTGCCGTTGACGGACGGGAGCGCGCTGCGGGGGGTGCTAAGCGTGGAGCTCGGGCCGGACGACGTGCCGCCGTTCGTGGCCGCGCCGGAGTGGTACCCGGCGTTCACGGAGTCAGCGCTCGGGCAGTTTGATGGACTGGAGGAGGCCGATGACGTGCTCGTCAACTCCTTCCGCGACCTGGAGCCAAAG GAAGCGGATTACATGGAATTGGTATGGCGCACAAAGACTGTCGGACCGACATTGCCTTCATTCTACCTTGACGACAACCGTCTGCCGTTAAACAAGACCTACGGTTTCAACCTCTTCTCAAGCATTGCTCTATGCATGGAATGGCTAGACAAGCAGGTTCCTTGTTCCGTAGTCCTCGCATCATATGGGACCGTCGCTAACCTCAACTCTACACAGCTAGAGGAGCTAGGCTATGGATTGTGCAATTCTAGGCAGCCTTTCCTTTGGGTGCTGAGGTCCGATGAGGCAGAAAAGTTGCCCAAAGATCTTCGTGACAAATGCAACACGAAAGGACTAATTGTTCCTTTTTGTCCCCAGCTTGAAGTATTGGCTCATAAGGCTACAG GTTGTTTCTTGACACACTGTGGATGGAACTCGACCATCGAAGCGATTGTCACCGGTGTACCCATGGTTGCAATACCACAATGGGCGGACCAACCAACTACTGCGAAATATGTGGAGAGTGCTTGGGGAATTGGCAGGCGTGCTTGTCCGGACAGGGAATGCTTGGTGACAAGGGAAAAGATTGAGAGGTGTGTCAAGGAGGTGATCTGTGGAGAAAAAGAGTATACGAGGAATGCTGCTAAGTGGATGCAAAAGGCCAAAGAAGCAATGCAACAAGGAGGAAGCTCTGACAAGAACATTTCAGATTTTGTAGCGAAGTATCTATAA
- the LOC100833765 gene encoding UDP-glucosyltransferase UGT13248, with translation MESVNTSPHSSDHEGGGGGGAHVLLVPLPAQGHMNPMLQFGRRLAYHGLRPTLAATRYVLSTGPPPGAPFRVAAFSDGFDAGGMASCADPVEYCRKFEAVGSSTLAQAIESETAAGRAPTVLVYDPHMAWVPRVARAAGVPVAAFMSQSCAVDLVYGEAWAGRAPLPMADGSALKRRGIVSIDLAAEDLSPFVVSPEIYPKYLDVSIRQFEALDDADDVFVNSFRDLEPLEAEYMEKRWRAKTVGPTLPSFFLGDDRLPSNKAYGVNFFSATAPCMAWLDRQPARSVVLASYGTVYNLESMELDELGNGLCDSGKPFLWVVRSSEAEKLSEQLLGRCKEKGLIVPWCPQLDVLAHNAIGCFLTHCGWNSTTEAIVAGVPMVAMPRSADQPTTAKYVESAWGIGVRVRADEKGLVKRAEVEGCIKKVMDGEMKDEFRGNAAEWMRKAKEAMQEGGSSDKNIAEFAAKYLER, from the exons ATGGAGAGCGTGAACACTTCTCCCCACTCTTCCGACCatgaaggcggcggcggcggcggcgcgcacgtcctcctggtgccgctgccggcgcAGGGCCACATGAACCCGATGCTGCAAttcggccgccgcctcgcgtACCACGGCCTCCGCCCGACCCTCGCCGCCACGCGCTACGTGCTCTCCACAGGCCCACCCCCGGGCGCTCCCTTCCGCGTGGCCGCCTTCTCCGACGGCTTCGACGCCGGCGGCATGGCCTCCTGCGCCGACCCCGTCGAGTACTGCCGGAAGTTCGAGGCCGTGGGGTCATCCACCCTGGCGCAGGCCATCGAGTCCGAGACCGCGGCGGGGCGAGCCCCCACCGTGCTCGTTTACGACCCGCACATGGCCTGGGTGCCCCGCGtagcgcgcgccgccggcgtgcCCGTCGCCGCCTTCATGTCGCAGTCCTGCGCCGTGGACCTGGTCTACGGGGAGGCCTGGGCCGGGCGGGCCCCGCTGCCGATGGCCGACGGGAGCGCCCTGAAGCGGCGCGGGATCGTCAGCATTGACCTCGCCGCGGAGGACTTGTCGCcgttcgtcgtctcgccggaGATCTACCCCAAGTACCTCGACGTGTCGATCCGGCAGTTCGAGGCTCTCGATGATGCCGATGACGTCTTCGTCAACTCCTTCCGCGATCTGGAACCACTG GAAGCAGAGTACATGGAGAAGAGATGGCGCGCCAAGACGGTCGGCCCGACGCTGCcgtccttcttcctcggcgacGACCGCCTGCCGTCCAACAAGGCCTACGGCGTCAACTTCTTCAGCGCCACGGCGCCGTGCATGGCATGGCTGGACAGGCAGCCCGCTCGCTCAGTCGTCCTCGCATCCTACGGGACCGTCTACAACCTTGAGTCCATGGAGCTTGATGAGCTTGGAAATGGACTGTGCGACTCCGGCAAGCCATTTCTCTGGGTTGTCAGGTCCAGCGAGGCAGAAAAGCTATCTGAACAACTCCTTGGCAGATGCAAGGAGAAGGGACTAATTGTGCCTTGGTGTCCTCAGCTTGACGTCCTGGCTCATAATGCCATAG GTTGTTTCTTGACGCACTGTGGATGGAACTCGACGACGGAAGCAATCGTTGCCGGCGTGCCGATGGTGGCAATGCCACGGTCAGCCGACCAGCCAACCACAGCAAAGTACGTGGAGAGCGCATGGGGGATCGGCGTGCGGGTGCGCGCTGACGAGAAAGGCTTGGTGAAGAGGGCCGAGGTGGAAGGGTGCATCAAGAAAGTGATGGACGGGGAGATGAAAGATGAGTTCCGTGGAAACGCGGCTGAGTGGATGAGGAAGGCCAAGGAGGCAATGCAGGAGGGAGGAAGCTCTGACAAGAACATTGCTGAATTTGCAGCCAAGTATTTGGAGAGGTAG
- the LOC100837230 gene encoding UDP-glucosyltransferase UGT13248 isoform X1, producing the protein MDSTVMAVATNSSVGHGGGEGASILFLPIPGAQGHTNPMLQFGRRLAYQYGFRPTLVVTRYTLSTAPPPDAPFRVAAISDGFDASGMASCPDMAEYVRRLESIGSETLSRLISDEARVGRPVSVLVYDPHVPWARRVARDAGVPAAAFFSQPCAVNIFYGEVHAGRMAMPVTETDARELLARGALGVELGLEDLPPFVAVPELQPVFTKTSIWQFEGLEDADDVLVNSFRDIEPTEVEYMESTWRAKTIGPSLPSFYLDDDRLPSSKSYGFNLFNGDDVVCMEWLEKQTISSIVLASYGTFSEYDESQLEELGNGLCSSGKPFLWVVRSNEAHKLSEELKTKCKKNGLIVSWCPQLEVLSHKAIGCFLTHCGWNSTLEAMVNGVPLVGIPHWADQLTIVKYVESAWDMGVRVQKGLNGQVRREEVERCIKEVMDGERKDEYKRNVAKWMQKAKEAMRPGGSSDNHIAEFAAKYSSS; encoded by the exons ATGGACAGCACTGTCATGGCGGTGGCAACCAACTCGAGCgtcggccatggaggcggcgagggcgcgagcatcctcttcctcccgaTCCCGGGGGCCCAGGGCCACACGAACCCGATGCTCCAGTTCGGCCGCCGCCTGGCCTACCAGTACGGCTTCCGCCCCACGCTCGTCGTCACCCGCTACACGCTCTCCACGGCCCCGCCCCCCGACGCGCCCTTCCGCGTGGCCGCCATCTCCGACGGCTTCGACGCCAGCGGCATGGCCTCCTGCCCGGACATGGCGGAGTACGTGCGCCGGCTTGAATCCATCGGGTCGGAGACTCTGTCGCGGCTCATCTCCGACGAGGCGCGCGTGGGGCGGCCCGTCAGTGTGCTCGTCTACGACCCGCACGTGCCGTGGgcgcggcgggtggcgcgggacgccggcgtgcccgcggcggccttcttctcgcAGCCGTGCGCCGTGAACATCTTCTACGGGGAAGTGCACGCGGGGCGGATGGCGATGCCCGTGACGGAGACGGACGCGCGCGAGCTGCTCGCGCGCGGAGCGCTAGGGGTGGAGCTTGGGCTGGAGGACTTGCCGCCGTTCGTGGCCGTGCCGGAGTTGCAGCCGGTGTTCACCAAGACGTCGATTTGGCAGTTCGAGGGCCTGGAGGATGCCGACGACGTGCTCGTCAATTCCTTCCGCGACATCGAGCCAACG GAGGTAGAATACATGGAGTCGACGTGGCGAGCGAAGACGATAGGCCCATCCTTGCCATCCTTTTACCTCGACGATGATCGTCTGCCATCCAGCAAGTCTTATGGTTTCAACCTCTTCAACGGCGATGATGTGGTTTGCATGGAATGGTTGGAGAAGCAGACCATTTCATCTATTGTGCTTGCGTCCTATGGGACATTCTCCGAATACGACGAATCCCAGCTAGAGGAGCTTGGGAATGGATTATGCAGTTCTGGTAAGCCTTTCCTTTGGGTTGTGAGGTCCAATGAGGCACATAAATTATCAGAAGAACTCAAAACGAAATGCAAGAAGAATGGACTAATAGTTTCTTGGTGCCCCCAACTTGAGGTTCTGTCACACAAGGCCATAG GTTGTTTCTTAACGCATTGTGGATGGAACTCAACATTGGAGGCAATGGTTAACGGTGTACCTCTTGTGGGAATTCCACATTGGGCAGACCAGCTCACCATCGTGAAGTATGTGGAAAGCGCATGGGACATGGGCGTGCGAGTGCAGAAGGGCTTAAATGGACAAgtgaggagggaggaggtTGAGAGATGCATCAAGGAAGTGATGGATGGAGAGAGGAAGGATGAGtacaaaaggaatgttgcgaAGTGGATGCAAAAGGCCAAGGAGGCAATGCGCCCTGGAGGAAGCTCAGACAATCATATTGCTGAATTTGCTGCTAAGTATTCATCAAGTTAA
- the LOC100837230 gene encoding UDP-glucosyltransferase UGT13248 isoform X2 — MDSTGKSAMATSEGPSILFLPFPGAQGHTNPMLQFGRRLAYQYGFRPTLVVTRHVLSRAPPPDAPFHVAAISDGFDASGMPSCFDMAEYLRRLEAAGSDALARLISDEARAGRPVRVLVYDPHVAWARRVAGDAGVPAAAFFSQPCSVNIFYGELHAGRMAMPVTEADARALLARGALGVELGMEDLPPFVAVPELQPVLTKASIGKFEGLEDADDVLVNSFRDIEPTEVEYMESTWRAKTIGPSLPSFYLDDDRLPSSKSYGFNLFNGDDVVCMEWLEKQTISSIVLASYGTFSEYDESQLEELGNGLCSSGKPFLWVVRSNEAHKLSEELKTKCKKNGLIVSWCPQLEVLSHKAIGCFLTHCGWNSTLEAMVNGVPLVGIPHWADQLTIVKYVESAWDMGVRVQKGLNGQVRREEVERCIKEVMDGERKDEYKRNVAKWMQKAKEAMRPGGSSDNHIAEFAAKYSSS, encoded by the exons ATGGACAGCACTGGCAAATCGGCCATGGCGACCAGCGAGGGGCCGagcatcctcttcctcccgtTCCCGGGGGCGCAGGGCCACACGAACCCGATGCTCCAGttcggccgccgcctcgcttACCAGTACGGCTTCCGCCCCACGCTCGTCGTCACCCGCCACGTGCTCTCCAGGGCCCCGCCCCCCGACGCGCCCTTCCATGTGGCCGCCATCTCCGACGGCTTCGACGCCAGCGGCATGCCGTCCTGCTTCGACATGGCAGAGTACTTGCGCCGGCTGGAGGCAGCCGGGTCGGACGCGCTGGCGCGGCTCATCTCCGAcgaggcgcgcgcggggcggcccGTGAGGGTTCTCGTGTACGACCCGCACGTGGCGTGGGCACGGCGGGTGGCGGGGGACGCCGGCGTGCCCGCGGCCGCGTTCTTCTCGCAGCCGTGCTCGGTGAACATCTTCTACGGGGAGCTTCACGCGGGGCGGATGGCGATGCCGGTCACGGAGGCGGACGCGCGCGCGCTGCTCGCGCGTGGAGCGCTGGGGGTGGAGCTTGGGATGGAGGATTTGCCGCCGTTCGTGGCAGTGCCTGAGTTGCAGCCCGTGTTGACCAAGGCGTCGATTGGGAAGTTTGAGGGGCTGGAGGACGCCGACGACGTGCTCGTCAATTCGTTCCGCGACATCGAGCCAACG GAGGTAGAATACATGGAGTCGACGTGGCGAGCGAAGACGATAGGCCCATCCTTGCCATCCTTTTACCTCGACGATGATCGTCTGCCATCCAGCAAGTCTTATGGTTTCAACCTCTTCAACGGCGATGATGTGGTTTGCATGGAATGGTTGGAGAAGCAGACCATTTCATCTATTGTGCTTGCGTCCTATGGGACATTCTCCGAATACGACGAATCCCAGCTAGAGGAGCTTGGGAATGGATTATGCAGTTCTGGTAAGCCTTTCCTTTGGGTTGTGAGGTCCAATGAGGCACATAAATTATCAGAAGAACTCAAAACGAAATGCAAGAAGAATGGACTAATAGTTTCTTGGTGCCCCCAACTTGAGGTTCTGTCACACAAGGCCATAG GTTGTTTCTTAACGCATTGTGGATGGAACTCAACATTGGAGGCAATGGTTAACGGTGTACCTCTTGTGGGAATTCCACATTGGGCAGACCAGCTCACCATCGTGAAGTATGTGGAAAGCGCATGGGACATGGGCGTGCGAGTGCAGAAGGGCTTAAATGGACAAgtgaggagggaggaggtTGAGAGATGCATCAAGGAAGTGATGGATGGAGAGAGGAAGGATGAGtacaaaaggaatgttgcgaAGTGGATGCAAAAGGCCAAGGAGGCAATGCGCCCTGGAGGAAGCTCAGACAATCATATTGCTGAATTTGCTGCTAAGTATTCATCAAGTTAA